A single genomic interval of Malania oleifera isolate guangnan ecotype guangnan chromosome 11, ASM2987363v1, whole genome shotgun sequence harbors:
- the LOC131167614 gene encoding uncharacterized protein LOC131167614, with protein MDESFNTRQTTPPNPPPNTNLPTVVPHDPTQPTSPYFIGSSDGSGAMLITHTLDYSNYYSWARSMKRALRIKNKLGFIDGTICEPSDPNDPLMEHWLRCNDIVITWMHNTMTVDIKSSITYAETAHQLWLELEQRFAQQNAPRIFEVKQGITNLKQDQDSVSIYFSKFKTLLDELLNYESIPNCTCGGLRVVVQNQQRDCVMKFLMGLNDTYKAIKAQILLIKPFPSLNEVYSIIQQEEKRREISTNNLGSDSIALVSKGNFGKQSAGQQRKDRYYCTFCKIPGHSLERCFKANLNKPTCAHCQMSGHTADKCYRLHGYPAGYKGQKKNRPAINLSNVNAVVGPEQGVLKEKSQISLTPEQYNQLLALLKPISSNQAFIPSSNHAMVTPSSSDTNNHKISGISLCFSIFTSKSNNVSEIPWIIDNGATNHMICSKSLFHSIQNTISSSVALPNGQIVPVTHIGTPKVTKNLILHNALCVPNFSFNLISAKKMTQELNCCLVFFFDCCYIQDLLTWTTIGIGKVKQGLYHMLQKEVSPSTLSDALSKHNLKTGFSASVSNNSESFDLWHYRLSHSSYS; from the coding sequence ATGGATGAATCCTTCAATACCCGCCAAACCACTCCTCCAAATCCACCACCAAACACCAATTTGCCAACAGTCGTTCCTCACGACCCAACGCAACCCACCAGTCCTTATTTTATTGGCAGCAGCGATGGTTCAGGTGCCATGCTCATCACACACACCTTGGACTACAGCAACTATTACTCTTGGGCTAGATCCATGAAGAGGGCTTTGCGGATCAAGAACAAACTTGGATTCATTGATGGTACCATTTGTGAACCTTCTGACCCCAATGATCCTCTAATGGAACATTGGCTGAGGTGCAATGATATCGTGATAACATGGATGCATAACACAATGACGGTTGATATCAAATCCAGCATCACATATGCAGAAACTGCGCATCAACTTTGGTTGGAACTAGAGCAACGTTTTGCTCAGCAAAATGCTCCTAGAATTTTTGAGGTAAAGCAAGGCATCACAAACCTCAAGCAAGATCAAGACTCAGTAagcatttatttttctaaatttaaaaCCTTACTTGATGAATTACTCAACTATGAATCAATTCCTAATTGTACCTGTGGAGGGTTAAGAGTTGTAGTTCAGAACCAGCAAAGAGATTGTGTAATGAAGTTCTTGATGGGGCTCAATGATACGTACAAAGCTATTAAAGCACAGATACTGCTAATCAAACCCTTTCCCAGCTTGAATGAGGTTTACTCCATTATCCAACAAGAGGAAAAACGAAGGGAAATCTCTACAAACAACCTTGGCAGTGACTCTATAGCTTTGGTGAGCAAAGGAAATTTTGGCAAACAATCTGCTGGGCAACAAAGGAAGGATAGGTATTATTGTACCTTTTGTAAAATACCAGGACACTCTCTGGAGAGATGCTTCAAAGCAAATCTGAACAAACCCACATGTGCTCATTGCCAAATGTCAGGCCATACAGCAGATAAATGCTACAGATTGCATGGATACCCAGCAGGATACAAAGGACAAAAGAAGAACAGACCTGCCATAAATCTGTCAAATGTGAATGCAGTTGTTGGTCCTGAGCAGGGGGTTCTAAAAGAAAAATCTCAAATATCATTGACACCAGAGCAGTATAATCAACTTCTGGCTCTCCTCAAACCTATCTCAAGCAACCAAGCTTTCATTCCCTCGTCAAATCATGCCATGGTCACACCTTCATCCTCAGATACAAATAACCACAAAATTTCTGGTATATCTCTatgtttttctatttttacttCCAAATCCAACAATGTCTCAGAAATCCCTTGGATTATTGACAATGGAGCAACAAACCATATGATCTGCTCCAAGTCCTTATTTCACTCCATCCAAAACACCATTTCCTCCTCCGTAGCTCTACCAAATGGTCAGATAGTGCCTGTTACTCATATAGGAACACCTAAGGTCACCAAGAATCTTATATTGCACAATGCTCTTTGCGTTCCCAATTTTTCCTTTAATCTGATTTCAGCAAAGAAAATGACTCAAGAACTAAATTGTTGccttgttttcttttttgattgCTGTTATATTCAGGACCTTTTGACTTGGACAACGATTGGCATAGGTAAAGTGAAGCAAGGACTCTATCATATGCTGCAAAAGGAAGTCTCTCCTTCAACCTTATCTGATGCTCTATCCAAACATAACCTCAAAACTGGCTTTTCAGCTTCTGTCAGCAACAACAGTGAATCCTTTGACCTCTGGCACTATAGATTAAGCCATTCTTCTTACTCTTAA